In Aethina tumida isolate Nest 87 chromosome 2, icAetTumi1.1, whole genome shotgun sequence, the DNA window gttttgacaaaatctttttattataaaaattttagggtaaaacttcttatatttatactaatattttaatcatccAGGCACTGataaatgtgtaataatttattacattgatcTAAGGTTGTGGTTAAACTTTTCGCTTTATTTATATAgcaataaacaaacatattacaatttgtatatattttgcatatattttttaccaagCGACTTTCTACTAAGTTTCTCAAACTACTACTAATACGCTTTTCTTgcttatcaataaatttatttcgtcGAGAAGTGATGAAAGAAAGTGTCATGAATGTGTCACTTCAGATCTAATAAGAACAACAAGGAAAAGGAAAACCCTAAACTGAATCAATTTATGATACCAAAACGTCATTATCCTTATTAACAGTTTCTCCCATTGTTTGGgagacaaattaataaaacatgacCATAAAATACAATCACAATTTCCACACACTCACCATTTTTTCAGCTCCCGAAAGGTTCGAcccaaacttaaaaattttcaccCCCCCAATTATACTGATTTGTTTTTATAGatgcttaaataaaaatgacataaTGGAAATGGTAGTCAAACCCAGCGAGGGCGTCGAAATAGTATGCAATGAGACGTCCAAAGACGGATGGGCGTCGCGGTGTTGCTATGAGCCGGACTTATGCAATGATAATCCGGATATACTACAAAATTTGGAAATCCAATTACGTAGTCCAGGTTAGAGAGAGCAATGGGATGAACATGTTGGGGTCGGACGATCGATCTGTGTTTTCGGAAAATTTGTTAtgtcacatttttatatatttatggttGTTGCGTTTGATGTAtatccattaaatttaataaaagtttgtagttggaacttttttattgtcaGGGAAAGAATAATGTGGctctaagaaataattaagggGTACAACATGCATGTAATTGCACGAGAATCTTGCATTTTTGGGGGACAACAACCTACAAATAATCaggaacaaaatatattcagtaatatggaaaatataaCACATAGATCCACTGctccaattaaataaagaggGAGACTCATACTATGAGTGAGAGCAGAACGTTTAGATAATTTGAAGGATCTTCAACATCAAATAGAAGTGGTAAGGAATGTAccttaagataaaattatccacttcattATTAGATCAATGAGTGGATAATTTACTCTGTCTATTACCTAAAACTGTACAATTTTGTCCACTGGATGTGTATGTTCCACTTTCTATATTACTGACTGTATCATGCTTAATAATTGCATCTTTGAAGTGAATGAAAGAATCACTCCTTTGCTCATAAAGATTGGTTTGAGCAAGGCAAAGTTATTTCGATATTATTCGTACGTCACGCAACATTAACAAACTTATTCTTAGAGCAAATAAAcattggaaaaataaaaatactgcgAAGATCAGTGCGATATACATCAAACGGTCGTCGTTTACATTTGTGTCCCGTTTGCGATGGAAACTTAAAAACAATAgatttttacagaaaatcaTTCCTCGACGCTAATCTAATGTTATCAGAAGGGTTCCCATTATGATGTGGTTCTACCATCAGATTGTATTCATGAATTGGTATAATTGCTGCTGCATGTTCTTGTGCTTTTGCTTGCTTAGATTTAGTTTGTCTTTTGTTAACGGTAAGTACCACACAAAAGTATTACTCTTAGATCTTATCCTAACCGTAACTGAGTGACTTAACTAACAGTTTTTGATTGgttctaattattttgaaacctATGGACTTAAGTATTAAGAGTTGAATAAAGTGGTCCATAGATTTCAACCCCCCAAAGGGACTAAGTACTAATCTcaagtttaaaacaaaacagaGCCGCAAGAAAGCTTCGACTCGACGCTGCAGATCATCCTCATAGTCCTGATACCCGTACTGTGCATATTGCTGCTAGTGCTGGTATTCTACTGCAGATCGATGCAGAGCAGACAAAGGGGTCTGCACCATCATCTCGGCCACGGGGACGAGAGCATAGAGGCGCCCGACCATCCCATACTCAGCAAGGGTGTGAGTCTGAGGCACATGATCGAGATGACCACCAGCGGCAGCGGATCAGGTAAAGTCATTTTGTGGgaatttaattggtttattgatttttgttaaCTGCACattgaaactaaataaattacagtgATTCTTCGACTAgtgaatattatacatatattcaaTTGCATGAATTATCTCTCTGATTTTCTGATCCAGTTCGTTGTCTTTGTCTGTTTTATTGTCATGTCTCGGTGGGGGACGTGGTTTGGAGTGTATCTGGTCTATGAAATCTTTAATGACATTTGctttttttgtgaaataattctaaaaaaagtcGATATTGTAATTAACGAATCTTTCtggatgtaaattattattcaacaatGTAGTCTGGATCAGATGGATTAAACGTCATAATTTGATCAATATGCCTTTCGGCTGTTTTATATGAAGGCGTCTTTGGAGTCTCAGGATTCTTTGGctgaaacaatattataaaaacattttcttaagGTGAGAATTTTTTCTACCATCATCCAGGGATCTTTTTCGGGTATTTTATCTAAGACCAGAGGAGTTGAAGTCTCTGTTGGAGTCTCAAGCTTTGGCTGAAACAATATAACAACGATGAGTCCAGTGTATAGCTGACCTATTTGATTTTCTTATCCAATTCCCaaattgtttctaaattacaCGTTAATTCAACAATTGACTAACATTCTTGTAGTTAGGTTATCTCCAAGGTGAATAAACAATCTTTGGGAAGCTTTCTGgatagaaaaaatcatttttgattattCTGTTCACCATAGCAACAAATGGACCACATATAACTACTTTTATTatgggaaatataaaattgtgttttacaTGAAAAGGTTTGGtgagaattaatttattattaactacatGTAATGGCAATGAAAGTATTTCTACTCTACcttcttttgattattatacTCTAGTTGTTGATTTAGCCTTCTCTTTTCAAGTCGTCCTATTTTCCAGTCGGCTTCCTTTTCATCGTCGTCCTTTTCACCATCAAGTTCCATTGCGGAAGGTTCATCGAAATGAGTCTCTGGGATTCTTTTCTGTTTGCGAAAAGCAATTGCTTCATTTACCAccaaattctgaaaaatagaCAATGTAATTAtcgatttttttgtatataaattaataaaccttgAACAGATCAAATGATGCATGCTGCTCAACAGCTTGATTTTCAAGCTCACAATACTTTTCTACCAATACCCTGTAATGCTCTTTGAGTTCCAGAAAGACAATCTTATCTGAAATTGCAGTATAAAATATGACGAAGATTAATTTAAGACTTTGAGAGGTACCTTCAATTATTGTATGGCATAATTGTTTGAGTAAGTCTGATAATTTTTGCTTGAAAAAAGATACTTGGTTATTGAGGCTCTCCTCAGCCCTCCCCACGTTATTCTCAAGTTTCCCTTCATAGTATTTAATCTGTAAacgcaatttataattaaattaataattaacgatAGGCATACGTCTGAGTTTAGTTTCCTCAGCAAAGGAATTCGTTGTAGAGCAGTTTTGAATTCCATATTTCTTAAtcgagttttaaatttatgaactgCAACAAAACCCGAAGTTACAACAACAAAACTTTACAAATTGGTGCCATACTTTCATCCAAATCCACAATTGTATCCTGAAAGTTGGAAATTTCCTTAGAAATATTGTCGATGGCCGTTTCGTAGGTTgtattcattatattaaatatagctTCGGACTTTAAATCATCTAATTGCATCTCCAGTTTCCTGCGCACAGTCAGCAAGACTTGCAGTGACTCGatgaattgaaaataagtATCGAACTCTTTCCTctgaaatacaatttaaaaccaattaatGCGGGACAATTTTCAGTGGTTGGTGCTCACCCAGTTAGCGTCATCTTTCGGCTTTCCTGGAGCGTTTTGTTCATTACTTTGCCATTCCATTTTTAAACACTCAAGTCAACTAAGGTCTACTGAATAATCTGCTAGCACCTTacttaaaacaatttgtagCTGGATTGCTTCCAAGgtgaattaaacaaattttaggaAGCCTTCTGGATTAACAAAAAGTTAATCCTAATAATCATTCTATcttgttatattttgtttttgcgccaactttatataatatttatgagatttattattatatttttagtagtttttgtCGAATTGTTTTCGTCCAAGAAAATCGCTTCTCCCCCTcgattaaacaacaaaaggaAGCggctaaatataaaaattgttttgcacCGAGCCCACAAAATGCATGCGTCGCGTTTCCACTTGTTTTCATGTCAATTTGCAACGTCTGAtgcaattatgtaattttagagctattcaaatttgaaacaatCAATTCGTAAATGGCTAATAAAGAGCGTTGTGTGCGTAGGTTTGCCGTTGCTGGTGCAGAGGAGCATAGCCCGTCAGATCCAGCTGGTCGAGATCATCGGTCAGGGTAGGTTCGGGGAGGTGTGGAGGGGCAGGTGGCGAGGCGAGAACGTGGCCGTCAAGATATTCAGTTCGCGGGAGGAACGCTCGTGGTTCCGGGAGGCGGAGATCTATCAGACGGTGATGCTGCGCCACGACAACATTTTGGGCTTCATCGCAGCCGACAACAAAGGTcgccttcttcttcttctgtTCTGTTgcaatgttattataaatttggttttataGATAACGGCACGTGGACTCAGCTATGGTTGATAACCGACTATCACGAGCACGGATCTTTGTTCGACTTCTTGAGCAGGAACACGGTGGACACGTCGGGGATGATACGGATGGCCCTGTCGATCGCCACCGGCCTTGCCCACTTGCACATGGACATCATGGGCACACAAGGTAAATTattgtgtaataattaattgtctcCATTCTAGTCTGGTCAAGGTTTAATTagatactatttatttaaataaattttatattatatattgaataagTTTGTCATTTTCagtggaacaccctgtatatttatgtattttaaaatctacatgtaattgaaaataaaatggctataccatgtcctatacctaaacccaatagttttggagttattaatttttttctaaaaaatttcacATATTGATGGTAtgactaaaatgtctgtaaagccattaattttgatgctggaaGTTCATTTTTAGCATACATGTTAAACAAGGACCATCCTATAAAGAACCATTATTAGTACTCTCAAATTTCACACAGGGtgttcaatatttatgtttcattttgtgcatcttaaaatatcagtaattttgttatcttcaatggaacaccctgtatatttttggatttttaaattctacatgtaattgcaaataaagtatatttactatatcctatacctaaacccaatagttttagaattattaatttttttcaaaaaattttgacagattaatggtgttaactaaaatgtctgtaaaacccaccaattttgatgctggaaagttcatttttggcatacacgtCAACCATAGACCGTCCTGTAAGGAGCCATTATTAGTGctctcaaattttatacagggtgtccgttatttacgtttaattttgccTATTTTACAGGAAAGCCTGCAATTGCTCACAGGGACCTGAAATCCAAAAACATTCTTGTCAAGTCGAACGGCACGTGCGCCATCGGCGACCTGGGCTTGGCCGTGAGACATGACGTTACCACCGACACTGTTGACATACCACTCAACAACAGAGTCGGCACCAAAAGATACATGGCACCCGAAGTGAGTCACCCACCTCATTCAATCCgtgtaaaacatattaattgatCTATTTTTAAGGTGTTGGACGAGTCGCTGAACATCCACCACTTCGACTCGTTCAAGAGGGCCGACGTGTACGCCCTCGGCCTCATATTCTGGGAGATATCCAGACGGTGCAAC includes these proteins:
- the LOC109596445 gene encoding TGF-beta receptor type-1 isoform X1, with protein sequence MGDRVALCVLALCLTLHIDGVRALLCKCDSCDNSTCRTDGYCFTAVSVHEGKQTYIYRCLNKNDIMEMVVKPSEGVEIVCNETSKDGWASRCCYEPDLCNDNPDILQNLEIQLRSPEPQESFDSTLQIILIVLIPVLCILLLVLVFYCRSMQSRQRGLHHHLGHGDESIEAPDHPILSKGVSLRHMIEMTTSGSGSGLPLLVQRSIARQIQLVEIIGQGRFGEVWRGRWRGENVAVKIFSSREERSWFREAEIYQTVMLRHDNILGFIAADNKDNGTWTQLWLITDYHEHGSLFDFLSRNTVDTSGMIRMALSIATGLAHLHMDIMGTQGKPAIAHRDLKSKNILVKSNGTCAIGDLGLAVRHDVTTDTVDIPLNNRVGTKRYMAPEVLDESLNIHHFDSFKRADVYALGLIFWEISRRCNVGGIYDEYQLPFYDAVAPDPPIEEMRRVVCIEKQRPNIPNRWQSHEALHVMTKLMKECWYHNATARLTALRIKKTLSNFRATEELKM
- the LOC109596445 gene encoding TGF-beta receptor type-1 isoform X3 — encoded protein: MGDRVALCVLALCLTLHIDGVRALLCKCDSCDNSTCRTDGYCFTAVSVHEGKQTYIYRCLEKMMLVPPHNPMFCYKNQPPWFSMECCKDDDFCNEHLRPKLNLPEEPQESFDSTLQIILIVLIPVLCILLLVLVFYCRSMQSRQRGLHHHLGHGDESIEAPDHPILSKGVSLRHMIEMTTSGSGSGLPLLVQRSIARQIQLVEIIGQGRFGEVWRGRWRGENVAVKIFSSREERSWFREAEIYQTVMLRHDNILGFIAADNKDNGTWTQLWLITDYHEHGSLFDFLSRNTVDTSGMIRMALSIATGLAHLHMDIMGTQGKPAIAHRDLKSKNILVKSNGTCAIGDLGLAVRHDVTTDTVDIPLNNRVGTKRYMAPEVLDESLNIHHFDSFKRADVYALGLIFWEISRRCNVGGIYDEYQLPFYDAVAPDPPIEEMRRVVCIEKQRPNIPNRWQSHEALHVMTKLMKECWYHNATARLTALRIKKTLSNFRATEELKM
- the LOC109596446 gene encoding uncharacterized protein LOC109596446 translates to MEWQSNEQNAPGKPKDDANWRKEFDTYFQFIESLQVLLTVRRKLEMQLDDLKSEAIFNIMNTTYETAIDNISKEISNFQDTIVDLDEIHKFKTRLRNMEFKTALQRIPLLRKLNSDIKYYEGKLENNVGRAEESLNNQVSFFKQKLSDLLKQLCHTIIEDKIVFLELKEHYRVLVEKYCELENQAVEQHASFDLFKNLVVNEAIAFRKQKRIPETHFDEPSAMELDGEKDDDEKEADWKIGRLEKRRLNQQLEYNNQKKPKLETPTETSTPLVLDKIPEKDPWMMPKNPETPKTPSYKTAERHIDQIMTFNPSDPDYIVE
- the LOC109596445 gene encoding TGF-beta receptor type-1 isoform X4; protein product: MVCGHCCASATPATTRRAGPTATASPPCQSMRANRHTSTEPQESFDSTLQIILIVLIPVLCILLLVLVFYCRSMQSRQRGLHHHLGHGDESIEAPDHPILSKGVSLRHMIEMTTSGSGSGLPLLVQRSIARQIQLVEIIGQGRFGEVWRGRWRGENVAVKIFSSREERSWFREAEIYQTVMLRHDNILGFIAADNKDNGTWTQLWLITDYHEHGSLFDFLSRNTVDTSGMIRMALSIATGLAHLHMDIMGTQGKPAIAHRDLKSKNILVKSNGTCAIGDLGLAVRHDVTTDTVDIPLNNRVGTKRYMAPEVLDESLNIHHFDSFKRADVYALGLIFWEISRRCNVGGIYDEYQLPFYDAVAPDPPIEEMRRVVCIEKQRPNIPNRWQSHEALHVMTKLMKECWYHNATARLTALRIKKTLSNFRATEELKM
- the LOC109596445 gene encoding TGF-beta receptor type-1 isoform X2, whose protein sequence is MGDRVALCVLALCLTLHIDGVRALLCKCDSCDNSTCRTDGYCFTAVSVHEGKQTYIYRCLNRENFFPPEEPRWCHNRVADDPTQPLCCCNDKNYCNARCVNETVFRFDATAEPQESFDSTLQIILIVLIPVLCILLLVLVFYCRSMQSRQRGLHHHLGHGDESIEAPDHPILSKGVSLRHMIEMTTSGSGSGLPLLVQRSIARQIQLVEIIGQGRFGEVWRGRWRGENVAVKIFSSREERSWFREAEIYQTVMLRHDNILGFIAADNKDNGTWTQLWLITDYHEHGSLFDFLSRNTVDTSGMIRMALSIATGLAHLHMDIMGTQGKPAIAHRDLKSKNILVKSNGTCAIGDLGLAVRHDVTTDTVDIPLNNRVGTKRYMAPEVLDESLNIHHFDSFKRADVYALGLIFWEISRRCNVGGIYDEYQLPFYDAVAPDPPIEEMRRVVCIEKQRPNIPNRWQSHEALHVMTKLMKECWYHNATARLTALRIKKTLSNFRATEELKM